ACAGGCTCTAGGTGGGTGCCGTACAGACGAGGCCGAATCTCCCGTGCGAGGTTCGGCCTCTCCGCTGGGGGGCGGTATGGGGAAACGCGCGATTGCGCGGAGTGGCGCATTCGTCTACCATTCCGGCGCGCAGGAACATCCGCGTGCACCGTCCTCCTCCCGCCATCGCGAACCCCTCCGCATGTCTTCGAACCTGGAACGCACGCTCGGGCTGCGGGACCTCGTCCTGCTGGTGATCGGGTCGGTGATCGGCTCGGGCATCTTCCTGGTGCCGGGCATCGTGCTCAAGCAGACAGGCGGGTACGTGGGGCCCATGATGATCGTGTGGGCGGTCGCGGGCGTGCTCTCGCTGCTGGGCGCGCTCACCTACGGCGAGCTCGCGGCCATGTACCCGAAGGCGGGCGGCCTGTACGTGTACGTGCGCGACGCCTTCGGGCCGCTGCCCGCGTTCCTGCTGGGGTGGACGCTCTTCTTCGTGATCGGCACGGGCGCGGTGGCCACGCTGTCCGTCGCCTTCGCCACGTACCTGGACCACCTCGTCCCGCTTTCGCCCTTCGCGCGGCGCATCGTGCCGCCGCTGATGATCGCCGTGCTGGCGGCGGTCAACGTCCGCGGCGCGCGCAGCAGCGCCAGTGTGCAGAACTTCTCCACCGCGGTGAAGACGACCGCCATCGTGGCGATGGGCGTGCTGCTGGTCGTATTCGGGAAGGGCCTGGGCCACGGCGCAGCGCTTTGGCCCGAGAAGATGACGGGGTCGATGCTGTCCGGCCTGGGCCTCGCCGTCGTGGGTGTGCTGTGGGCGTACGAGGGATGGCAGTTCGTGACCTTCGCGGCGGGCGAGGTGGTGGATCCGGGGCGGACCTTCCCGCGCGGCATCTTCCTGGGCACGCTGGGCGTCACGCTCATCTACCTGCTCGCCAACCTGGGCTACGCGGCCGCGCTGGGCCCCGCGCGCATGGCGAAGTCCACCAGCATCTCGGCAGATGCCGTCGGCGCGCTCTTCGGCCCCACGGCCGAGAAGCTGATCGCCGCCGCCATCCTGGTCGCCATCTTCAGCTGCGCCAACGCGCTGACGTTCACGTCGCCGCGGGTGTTCTTCGCCATGGCGCGCGACGGGGTCTTCTTCCGCCGACTGGCGGAGGTGCACCCGCGATACGGAAGCCCGGCCTTCGCCATCCTCGCCGGCTCCGCGTGGGCCATGCTGCTCACGGTCACGGGCACGTTCGAGCAGCTGCTGACGTACGTGGTCTTCGCCGGCTGGATCTTCTACGCGCTGGGCGCGATGAGCATCTTCGTGTTCCGCCGCCGCCTGCCCGACGCGCACCGGCCGTTCCGCGTGCCCGGCTATCCGCTCACGCCGGTCGCCTTCGTGCTCGCGTCGGCCGCCATCGTGCTGAACACGCTGATCACGCAACCGAAAGAAGCCGCTATCGGCCTCGCCGTCGTCCTCGCCGGCACGCCCGCCTTC
Above is a window of Longimicrobiaceae bacterium DNA encoding:
- a CDS encoding amino acid permease yields the protein MSSNLERTLGLRDLVLLVIGSVIGSGIFLVPGIVLKQTGGYVGPMMIVWAVAGVLSLLGALTYGELAAMYPKAGGLYVYVRDAFGPLPAFLLGWTLFFVIGTGAVATLSVAFATYLDHLVPLSPFARRIVPPLMIAVLAAVNVRGARSSASVQNFSTAVKTTAIVAMGVLLVVFGKGLGHGAALWPEKMTGSMLSGLGLAVVGVLWAYEGWQFVTFAAGEVVDPGRTFPRGIFLGTLGVTLIYLLANLGYAAALGPARMAKSTSISADAVGALFGPTAEKLIAAAILVAIFSCANALTFTSPRVFFAMARDGVFFRRLAEVHPRYGSPAFAILAGSAWAMLLTVTGTFEQLLTYVVFAGWIFYALGAMSIFVFRRRLPDAHRPFRVPGYPLTPVAFVLASAAIVLNTLITQPKEAAIGLAVVLAGTPAFYLWRARSRRHRVVETVTDG